The Methylobacterium sp. PvR107 genome contains a region encoding:
- a CDS encoding class I SAM-dependent methyltransferase, whose protein sequence is MALGMHGTGSSRAGTLGPDLDRDGVARAYGRWAPVYDLVFGPVFAQGRTLAAAAAERVGGRILEVGVGTGLSLPAYRRARSIVGIDISAPMLEKARRRVARLGLRNVERLAVMDAEHLDFEDASFDVVVAQYVVTAVPNPEAALEEFARVLRPGGEIVITTRIGAEAGLRRAVEHALAPVTSRLGWRTEFAWNRYAAWAAKAPVAIVERRALPPLGHFSLVRLRKRDA, encoded by the coding sequence ATGGCCCTCGGAATGCACGGCACCGGCTCTTCGCGCGCGGGCACGCTCGGCCCCGACCTCGACCGCGACGGCGTCGCCAGGGCCTACGGCCGCTGGGCGCCGGTCTACGATCTGGTCTTCGGACCGGTCTTCGCCCAGGGACGTACCCTGGCGGCGGCCGCCGCCGAGCGGGTCGGCGGCCGAATCCTGGAGGTCGGCGTCGGGACGGGCCTCTCCCTGCCGGCCTATCGCCGGGCGCGCAGCATCGTCGGCATCGATATCTCGGCGCCCATGCTGGAAAAGGCGCGCCGGCGGGTCGCGCGGCTGGGTCTGCGGAATGTCGAGCGCCTTGCCGTCATGGACGCGGAACACCTCGATTTCGAGGATGCGTCCTTCGACGTCGTGGTGGCGCAATACGTGGTCACGGCGGTGCCGAACCCGGAGGCGGCCCTCGAAGAGTTCGCCCGGGTGCTCCGCCCCGGCGGCGAAATCGTCATCACCACCCGGATCGGTGCCGAGGCCGGCCTGCGCCGCGCCGTCGAGCACGCCCTGGCCCCGGTGACGAGCCGACTCGGCTGGCGGACCGAGTTCGCCTGGAACCGCTACGCCGCCTGGGCCGCCAAGGCGCCGGTCGCGATCGTCGAGCGCCGGGCGCTCCCGCCGCTCGGCCACTTCTCACTGGTCCGCCTGCGCAAGCGCGACGCCTGA
- the asd gene encoding archaetidylserine decarboxylase (Phosphatidylserine decarboxylase is synthesized as a single chain precursor. Generation of the pyruvoyl active site from a Ser is coupled to cleavage of a Gly-Ser bond between the larger (beta) and smaller (alpha chains). It is an integral membrane protein.), which produces MMTVPGSRLRRALARVGAQEDLNFLLTNRLPRRLATRFMGWFSRIEQPWVRDLSIATWRLFCDVDLSDARDTRFPSLHAAFVRALQPEARPIAADPAILTSPSDAILGAHGRIEAGRLYQIKGLSYRLADLLGGDEALARVHEGGTYATLRLTAGMYHRFHAPHDLRVESVRHIWGDTWNVNPIALKRVEALFCRNERAVLHLRVGERSHPVTLVPVAAILVAGLRLGFLPEAVDLRATGGRTLSCTTQLRKGAEMGWFEHGSTIVVLAPPGFTLWPALREGVPLRMGEPLMRISDGPA; this is translated from the coding sequence ATGATGACGGTTCCCGGATCGCGGCTGCGCAGGGCTCTGGCACGCGTGGGCGCGCAGGAGGATCTGAACTTCCTGCTGACCAATCGACTTCCACGCCGCCTCGCCACCCGCTTCATGGGCTGGTTCAGCCGCATCGAGCAGCCCTGGGTGCGCGACCTCTCGATCGCGACGTGGCGCCTGTTCTGCGACGTGGATCTCAGCGACGCGCGTGACACGCGGTTCCCGAGTCTCCACGCCGCCTTCGTGCGCGCCCTCCAGCCCGAAGCCCGGCCGATCGCGGCCGATCCCGCGATCCTCACGAGCCCGAGCGACGCGATCCTGGGTGCGCACGGACGGATCGAGGCAGGACGGCTGTACCAGATCAAGGGCCTGTCTTACCGGCTCGCGGATCTGCTCGGCGGCGATGAGGCGCTGGCGCGCGTCCACGAGGGCGGCACCTACGCGACCCTGCGCCTGACCGCCGGGATGTACCATCGCTTCCACGCGCCGCATGACCTGCGCGTCGAGTCGGTCCGGCACATCTGGGGTGACACCTGGAATGTGAACCCGATCGCGCTGAAGCGCGTCGAGGCGCTGTTCTGCCGCAACGAGCGGGCGGTCCTGCATCTGCGCGTGGGAGAGCGCAGCCATCCCGTTACGCTGGTGCCGGTGGCCGCGATCCTCGTCGCAGGCCTGCGACTTGGCTTCCTCCCGGAGGCGGTCGATCTGCGCGCCACGGGAGGCCGGACACTGTCCTGCACGACCCAACTCCGCAAGGGCGCGGAAATGGGCTGGTTCGAGCACGGCTCGACCATCGTGGTGCTGGCACCTCCGGGTTTCACGCTCTGGCCGGCCCTGCGCGAGGGTGTGCCGCTGCGCATGGGCGAGCCGTTGATGCGCATCTCAGACGGGCCGGCCTGA
- a CDS encoding lytic transglycosylase domain-containing protein, translating into MRRQILAVAAIAGLAFSAGQVRAAQCGSNAAGFETWKRQFAEEARGRASATSLAALQNTTYSTATISADRGQHSFKLSLEQFLAKRGGPAIVSRGRALKRQNAALFDSIEQRYGVPPGPLLAIWGMETGFGAVRGNVNTLSAVATLAYDCRRSEYFTDQLYAALTLIDRGLLSPSTRGAAHGEVGHTQFLPKNVLTYGTGDLNNVGAALSSTANFLKAHGWRAGAGYQPGEPNFAAIQGWNAAPVYERAIALLGRQIDND; encoded by the coding sequence ATGCGGCGTCAGATCCTGGCGGTGGCAGCAATCGCCGGGCTCGCCTTCAGCGCCGGGCAGGTCCGGGCGGCGCAGTGCGGCAGCAATGCGGCCGGCTTCGAGACCTGGAAGCGGCAATTCGCCGAGGAGGCGCGCGGCCGCGCCAGCGCGACAAGCCTCGCGGCGCTCCAGAATACCACCTACTCCACGGCCACCATCTCGGCCGATCGCGGGCAGCACAGCTTCAAGCTGTCGCTGGAGCAGTTTCTCGCCAAGCGCGGCGGCCCGGCGATCGTCTCGCGCGGCCGGGCACTGAAGCGGCAGAACGCGGCCCTGTTCGACTCGATTGAGCAGCGCTACGGCGTGCCGCCGGGCCCGCTCCTGGCGATCTGGGGCATGGAGACGGGCTTCGGCGCGGTGCGGGGCAACGTCAACACGCTCTCGGCCGTGGCGACGCTCGCCTACGATTGCCGCCGGTCGGAGTACTTCACCGACCAGCTCTACGCGGCCCTGACCCTGATCGACCGGGGTCTGCTGTCGCCGAGCACCCGCGGCGCGGCCCACGGCGAGGTCGGCCACACGCAGTTCCTGCCCAAGAACGTGCTGACCTACGGCACCGGCGATCTGAACAATGTCGGCGCCGCCCTGTCGTCCACCGCCAACTTCCTGAAGGCGCATGGATGGCGCGCGGGCGCTGGCTACCAGCCGGGTGAGCCGAACTTCGCGGCGATCCAGGGCTGGAACGCCGCCCCGGTCTACGAGCGGGCGATCGCGCTGCTCGGGCGCCAGATCGACAACGACTAG
- a CDS encoding tlde1 domain-containing protein codes for MATDSVPLDGSEARSARRSCAAPLAVLTGALVMAAVGSGHLRHGRQPDESPNRTAATFTPADNRDRSPPAEARADAPPFEAPAVETWRDATGGSLSRWAWAQIALPAIPSSPEGNVEAETQSAAPPREAVIIPLPVPRPPEFRSPGGAGLVRRSDRRMARREQPAAQPVAPPSDERSFLEKLFGIEHGPALAYTALESKPADLVPQRRISPPLPFSREPSASAGVAVYNIATRTVTLPNGERLEAHSGLGEGLDEPRLVNVRMRGPTPPGTYDLTEREQLFHGVRAIRLSPVGGSEAVYGRVGLLAHTFMLGPRGDSNGCVSFRDYDRFLQAFLRGEVQRLVVVSGTQDPLPTVADGGGRTRMARNGN; via the coding sequence ATGGCCACCGATTCCGTGCCGCTGGACGGTTCTGAAGCCCGGAGCGCGCGCCGCTCCTGCGCGGCACCCCTCGCGGTGCTGACCGGGGCGCTGGTGATGGCCGCTGTCGGGAGTGGCCACCTCCGTCACGGGAGGCAGCCCGACGAATCGCCGAACCGGACGGCCGCAACCTTCACGCCCGCCGATAATCGCGACAGGTCGCCGCCCGCAGAGGCGAGAGCCGACGCGCCGCCCTTCGAGGCACCCGCCGTCGAGACTTGGCGCGACGCGACCGGTGGCTCCCTGTCGCGCTGGGCCTGGGCGCAGATCGCGCTGCCCGCAATTCCGTCGTCTCCCGAGGGCAATGTCGAGGCGGAAACCCAGAGCGCGGCGCCCCCGCGCGAGGCGGTGATCATTCCCCTGCCGGTCCCGCGTCCGCCGGAATTCCGGTCCCCTGGCGGTGCCGGCCTCGTCCGCCGGTCGGACCGGCGGATGGCGCGCCGGGAGCAGCCGGCTGCCCAGCCGGTCGCGCCGCCGAGCGACGAGCGCTCGTTCCTCGAGAAGCTGTTCGGCATCGAGCACGGCCCGGCTCTGGCCTACACGGCGCTGGAGAGCAAACCGGCGGATCTCGTGCCGCAGCGGCGTATCTCGCCGCCGCTGCCTTTCTCCCGGGAGCCGAGTGCCTCGGCCGGTGTCGCGGTCTACAACATCGCCACGCGGACGGTGACGCTGCCGAACGGCGAGCGCCTGGAGGCGCATTCCGGCCTCGGCGAGGGTCTGGACGAGCCCCGTCTCGTCAATGTGCGGATGCGCGGACCGACCCCGCCGGGCACCTACGATCTGACCGAGCGCGAGCAACTGTTCCACGGCGTGCGGGCCATCCGGCTCTCGCCGGTCGGCGGCAGCGAGGCCGTGTATGGCCGTGTCGGCCTGCTGGCCCATACCTTCATGCTGGGACCGCGCGGCGATTCGAACGGCTGCGTGTCGTTCCGCGATTACGACCGCTTCCTCCAGGCCTTCCTGCGGGGCGAAGTCCAGCGCCTCGTGGTCGTGTCCGGCACGCAGGATCCGCTGCCGACGGTCGCGGATGGCGGCGGACGCACCCGAATGGCCCGCAACGGCAACTGA
- a CDS encoding aminotransferase class III-fold pyridoxal phosphate-dependent enzyme produces MSALLTALSATTAVALLALPRAVQRLHLSRAKHPSLTGHARMARRVAGLIPHYAYSERGFFRSDDPDEAVARRREAGFARLADVFRTRFPRTRAETAALRDGLSDLQFTGLYRVPFQYARHVRDHLGSGAFAAAAEGVTVTDLDGNVFYDLAGSYGVNLFGVDVYRACLEEGAARVSALGPVLGPLHPVVTGNVARLRALSGLDEVSFHMSGTEAVMQAVRLARYHTGRRRIVRLCGAYHGWWGEVQPGIGNPVPTRDTLTLADMSERTLRVLSTRRDVACVLVNPLQAMHPNAAAPADSALVDSARRAAFDRAAYTRWLRDLRAVCTARGIVLILDEVFLGFRLARGGAQAYFGLRADMVTYGKTLGGGLPVGVLCGRADLMQRYRDDRPVDICFARGTFNAHPYVMGAMSAFLDRLETQEVAALYRDLDATWDARATRLNEMLAEAELPVRVAHMSTVWTVLYTKPSRYNWMLQFYLRAEGLALSWVGTGRMIFSLAYDDPAFEAVARRFVAAARAMRADGWWDGTAPSDTAIRRSILREVAAVKLGRLGGWLGLRAPDQA; encoded by the coding sequence ATGTCTGCGCTCCTCACCGCCCTGTCCGCCACCACAGCCGTCGCGCTCCTCGCTTTGCCGCGGGCGGTGCAGCGCCTGCACTTGTCCCGGGCGAAGCACCCCTCGCTCACGGGCCATGCGCGGATGGCCCGGCGCGTCGCTGGACTGATCCCGCACTACGCCTATTCCGAGCGCGGCTTCTTCCGCTCCGATGATCCGGACGAGGCCGTGGCCCGGCGCCGCGAGGCGGGCTTCGCGCGGCTCGCCGATGTGTTCCGCACGCGCTTCCCCCGAACCCGGGCCGAGACCGCAGCTTTGCGCGACGGCCTGTCGGACCTCCAGTTCACCGGGCTCTACCGGGTCCCGTTCCAGTATGCGCGGCACGTCCGCGATCACCTGGGCAGCGGCGCCTTCGCGGCCGCCGCCGAAGGCGTGACCGTCACGGATCTCGACGGGAACGTGTTCTACGACCTTGCCGGCTCCTACGGCGTTAACCTGTTCGGAGTCGATGTCTACCGGGCCTGCCTGGAGGAGGGGGCCGCGCGGGTCTCGGCCCTCGGCCCTGTGCTGGGCCCGCTCCATCCGGTCGTCACCGGCAACGTGGCGCGACTGAGGGCGCTTTCGGGCCTCGACGAGGTCTCGTTCCACATGTCCGGCACCGAGGCGGTGATGCAGGCGGTGCGACTCGCCCGCTATCACACCGGACGGCGACGCATCGTGCGCCTGTGCGGCGCCTATCACGGCTGGTGGGGCGAGGTGCAGCCGGGCATCGGCAACCCGGTCCCCACGCGCGACACGCTGACCCTGGCCGACATGTCCGAGCGGACCCTGCGGGTGCTGTCGACGCGCCGGGACGTGGCCTGCGTGCTGGTCAACCCGCTTCAGGCCATGCACCCCAATGCCGCGGCGCCCGCCGATTCCGCACTGGTCGACAGCGCCCGCCGGGCCGCGTTCGACCGGGCTGCCTACACACGATGGCTGCGCGATTTGCGAGCGGTGTGCACGGCCCGGGGCATCGTGCTGATCCTCGACGAGGTCTTTTTGGGATTCCGCCTCGCCCGCGGCGGGGCGCAGGCATATTTCGGCCTGCGTGCCGACATGGTCACCTACGGCAAGACGCTGGGCGGCGGCCTGCCGGTCGGGGTGCTGTGCGGCCGTGCCGATCTGATGCAGCGCTACCGGGACGACCGGCCGGTCGACATCTGCTTCGCCCGAGGCACCTTCAACGCCCACCCCTACGTGATGGGCGCCATGAGCGCGTTCCTCGACCGCCTCGAGACCCAGGAGGTCGCCGCGCTCTACCGCGATCTCGACGCGACATGGGATGCGCGGGCGACGCGCCTCAACGAGATGCTGGCGGAGGCTGAGTTGCCGGTGCGCGTGGCCCACATGTCCACGGTCTGGACGGTCCTGTACACCAAGCCGTCCCGTTACAATTGGATGCTGCAATTCTACCTGCGCGCCGAGGGGCTGGCCCTGTCGTGGGTCGGGACCGGCCGGATGATCTTCAGCCTCGCCTATGACGATCCCGCCTTCGAGGCCGTCGCGCGCCGGTTCGTGGCGGCGGCGCGCGCCATGCGGGCGGATGGCTGGTGGGACGGGACGGCGCCCAGCGACACGGCGATCCGTCGGTCGATCCTGCGCGAGGTCGCGGCGGTCAAGCTGGGCAGGCTCGGCGGCTGGCTGGGGCTGCGCGCGCCGGACCAAGCCTGA
- a CDS encoding methyl-accepting chemotaxis protein: protein MKISIKARLIALLAMLGALLFTSVALGTYALRSNSESLETIFRDRIVPLSQFSTLRDAYDAILVVVRTVDTPAADRVEAATTVDRELARAQRVWTEYLATYLTPEEKQLIADLEPQLGRNAAILTGLSRALKAQEPDAIAAAKVELLHAMAPTSIGISRLTDLQVREARAQFDRADAMARRLRILLLIMLAAAAIAVAYGVVVILVQVTRPIGETTATMNRLASGDLAVRLGGAERRDEIGAMVRAVQIFKDALVAKREADEAAATEQAVKTLRAERLDHATRAFRIQVERMTHTLAHAASEMEAAARVMSRNADQTAAKSVNVSSAAEQTSANVQTVAAASEELAVSIGAINGQIARSSDMAERAAADAAETNALVMGLADGAERIGTVISLIAGIAAQTSLLALNATIEAGEAGQGFAVVAGEVKQLATQTAKATETIAAQVAAIQGETHRAVDAIQAITTTVLDLRTIAVAVAASMEEQGAVTQEIVRNVNQAADGTQAVTLNIGSVSQAAAETGTAAAQVLEAASDLSRQSGELSTAVTEFLAAVHAA from the coding sequence ATGAAGATCTCGATCAAGGCGCGGCTCATTGCGCTTCTCGCGATGCTGGGCGCTCTCCTTTTCACGTCGGTCGCGCTCGGGACCTATGCGTTGCGCAGCAACTCCGAAAGCCTGGAGACCATCTTCAGAGACCGGATTGTGCCGCTCAGCCAGTTCAGCACCTTGCGGGACGCGTACGACGCCATCCTCGTCGTGGTGCGCACGGTCGATACGCCCGCTGCCGATCGAGTCGAGGCTGCCACAACCGTGGATCGTGAGCTCGCGCGCGCGCAACGGGTCTGGACCGAATACCTGGCCACCTACCTGACACCGGAAGAGAAACAGCTGATCGCGGATCTCGAGCCCCAGCTCGGACGCAACGCGGCCATCCTCACCGGTCTCAGCCGAGCGCTCAAAGCGCAGGAGCCGGATGCCATCGCGGCCGCGAAAGTCGAGCTGCTCCACGCCATGGCGCCGACGTCGATCGGCATCAGCAGGCTGACCGACCTGCAAGTCCGCGAGGCCCGCGCCCAGTTCGATCGTGCGGACGCGATGGCGCGGCGCCTGAGGATCCTGCTCCTCATCATGCTTGCCGCCGCCGCGATCGCGGTCGCGTACGGCGTCGTCGTGATCCTCGTCCAAGTGACGCGGCCCATCGGCGAGACGACAGCGACGATGAACCGCCTCGCCTCGGGGGATCTCGCCGTCCGGCTCGGCGGGGCGGAGCGCCGCGACGAGATCGGCGCCATGGTCAGGGCCGTCCAGATCTTCAAGGACGCGCTCGTCGCGAAGCGCGAGGCGGACGAGGCGGCGGCGACCGAGCAGGCGGTCAAGACCCTTCGCGCGGAGAGGCTCGATCACGCCACACGGGCGTTCCGCATCCAGGTCGAACGCATGACGCACACGCTCGCGCATGCCGCCAGCGAGATGGAAGCTGCGGCTCGGGTCATGAGCCGCAATGCCGATCAGACCGCCGCCAAGTCGGTCAACGTCTCGTCGGCCGCCGAGCAGACCTCAGCGAATGTACAGACCGTGGCGGCAGCCAGCGAAGAGCTGGCGGTCTCGATCGGCGCGATCAATGGCCAGATCGCCCGGTCCAGCGACATGGCGGAGCGAGCGGCCGCCGATGCCGCCGAGACGAACGCGCTGGTGATGGGACTGGCTGACGGCGCCGAACGGATCGGAACCGTGATCAGCCTGATCGCCGGCATCGCCGCGCAGACCAGCCTTCTCGCCCTCAACGCGACCATCGAGGCCGGTGAGGCGGGGCAGGGCTTCGCGGTGGTGGCGGGCGAAGTCAAGCAACTGGCGACCCAGACCGCCAAGGCCACGGAGACGATCGCCGCTCAGGTCGCGGCCATCCAGGGCGAAACGCATCGCGCGGTCGATGCCATCCAGGCCATCACGACCACCGTCCTGGATCTTAGGACGATCGCCGTCGCCGTAGCGGCCTCGATGGAAGAGCAGGGAGCGGTCACGCAGGAGATCGTGCGCAACGTCAACCAGGCGGCGGACGGAACTCAGGCGGTCACGCTCAACATCGGGTCGGTGTCGCAGGCCGCCGCGGAGACTGGCACCGCCGCAGCCCAAGTGCTGGAGGCCGCCTCGGACCTGTCTCGTCAGTCGGGCGAACTCAGCACCGCGGTCACCGAGTTTCTGGCGGCCGTTCACGCAGCGTGA